From one Leishmania infantum JPCM5 genome chromosome 29 genomic stretch:
- a CDS encoding tryparedoxin-like protein, with amino-acid sequence MPLRHKGGPFLSQFPDLKVLRQDGTTVAASEAFKGKKYVLIYFSAHWCPPCQRFTPLLADFYDAHKDRYGFEVLFVSSDREEGRMMDFFQNRSSNYVRRPPAAASSSPPPVASSEALDESCPLSCDITHLLGNQTGAATVGGVGLSEGQQPQVPSSTAAAGGAPTAAGIAQSPRIPKASGHGNWLALPFKEHEVARFLSRAYSVVSIPKVVVVAVDTNCMVTREGKTMVMKDPDAVRFPWRFAEGDMRNRTEGWRESFVLLLLILCGIYYYFWYY; translated from the coding sequence ATGCCCTTGCGTCACAAGGGCGGTCCATTCCTGTCGCAGTTCCCTGACTtgaaggtgctgcggcaggacGGCACCACTGTCGCCGCGTCGGAAGCGTTCAAGGGGAAGAAGTACGTGCTTATCTACTTCTCTGCTCACTGGTGCCCGCCATGCCAGCGCTTCAccccgctgctggcggactTCTACGATGCCCACAAGGACCGGTACGGGTTTGAGGTGCTGTTTGTATCGTCGGACCGCGAGGAGGGGCGCATGATGGACTTTTTTCAGaatcgcagcagcaactaCGTGCGACGtccaccggcggcagcgtcgtcttcgcctccaccggTCGCCTCCAGCGAGGCACTGGACGAGAGCTGCCCCCTGAGCTGCGACATCACACATCTCTTAGGGAACCAAACTGGCGCTGCCACCGTAGGCGGCGTTGGCCTGAGCGAGGGCCAGCAGCCCCAAGTCCCCTCCTCGACCGCGgccgccggtggtgcgccgacagcggcgggCATAGCACAGAGCCCACGCATCCCGAAAGCCAGCGGGCACGGCAACTGGCTGGCACTGCCCTTCAAGGAGCACGAGGTGGCTCGCTTCCTCTCACGCGCCTACTCGGTCGTCTCGATCCCGAAGGTGGTCGTTGTTGCCGTAGACACGAACTGCATGGTGACAAGGGAGGGCAAGACGATGGTGATGAAGGACCCAGATGCGGTCCGGTTCCCGTGGCGGTTCGCGGAGGGCGACATGCGCAACCGCACCGAGGGCTGGCGAGAAAGCTTCGTGCTTCTGCTCCTCATACTGTGCGGTATTTACTACTACTTTTGGTATTATTAG
- the TXN2 gene encoding tryparedoxin, with protein MSGLTKFFPYSTSFLKGSATDIVLPTLAGKTFFFYFSASWCPPCRGFTPKLVEFYNKHAKSKNFEVMLISWDEEADDFMEYYKKMPWLALPFEDRKGMEFLKNGFKVETIPTLIGVEADTGKIVTTRARNMVEKDPEGKEFPWPNVSEK; from the coding sequence ATGTCGGGCTTGACGAAGTTCTTCCCTTACTCCACCAGCTTCCTCAAGGGCTCGGCGACGGACATCGTGCTACCAACGCTGGCTGGTAAGACCTTCTTCTTCTACTTCTCGGCTAGTTGGTGCCCGCCATGCCGCGGCTTCACTCCGAAGCTCGTTGAATTCTACAACAAACACGCGAAGTCGAAGAATTTCGAGGTGATGCTGATCTCTtgggacgaggaggccgacGATTTCATGGAGTACTACAAAAAAATGCCATGGCTGGCGCTGCCTTTTGAGGATCGAAAAGGGATGGAGTTTCTTAAGAATGGGTTCAAGGTGGAGACGATTCCGACGCTGATCGGCGTCGAAGCGGACACAGGCAAGATCGTTACGACACGGGCGCGCAACATGGTCGAGAAGGATCCCGAGGGGAAGGAGTTCCCGTGGCCCAACGTGTCGGAGAAGTAA
- the TXN1 gene encoding tryparedoxin — translation MSGVSKHLGDVLKLQKQNDMVDMSSLSGKTVFLYFSASWCPPCRGFTPKLVEFYEKHHNSKNFEIILASWDEEEEDFNGYYSKMPWLSIPFEKRNVVEALTKQYKVESIPTLIGLNADTGDTVTTRARHALTQDPEGEQFPWRDE, via the coding sequence ATGTCCGGTGTCAGCAAGCACTTGGGGGATGTGTTGAAGCTGCAGAAGCAGAATGATATGGTGGATATGAGCTCTCTATCCGGCAAGACCGTGTTCTTGTACTTCTCGGCAAGCTGGTGCCCGCCGTGCCGTGGCTTCACCCCGAAGCTGGTGGAGTTCTACGAGAAGCATCACAATTCAAAGAACTTCGAGATCATACTTGCGTCAtgggacgaggaggaggaggacttCAATGGGTACTACAGCAAGATGCCATGGCTTTCCATCCCGTTCGAGAAGCGCAACGTTGTGGAGGCGCTAACGAAGCAGTACAAGGTGGAATCGATTCCGACGCTGATTGGATTGAACGCGGACACGGGTGATACCGTgacaacgcgcgcgcgccacgccCTGACGCAGGACCCCGAGGGCGAACAGTTTCCGTGGAGAGACGAGTAA